One part of the Georgfuchsia toluolica genome encodes these proteins:
- the gyrB gene encoding DNA topoisomerase (ATP-hydrolyzing) subunit B yields MTEQNLEQQPATLSQGNGGYDESSIQQLEGLEAVRKRPGMYIGDTSDGTGLHHMVFETVDNAIDEALAGYCDDITVTIHADNSISVADNGRGIPVGVKMDDKHEPKRSAAEIVMCVLHAGGKFNQNSYKVSGGLHGVGVSCVNALSKWLRLVIRRDGKKHFLEFNRGHVTDRIIEKVGGVEVSPMKLLGDTQNHGTEVHFLADEEIFGAVEFHYDIIAKRLRELSFLNNGVKIKLVDQRNNKEEDFAFSGGVKGFVDYINRSKTVLHPNVFFSSGESKVGDSGVTITAEVAMQWNDSYQEQVLCFTNNIPQSDGGTHLTGLRAAMTRVINKYIDEHEIAKKAKVEISGDDMREGLVCVLSVKMPDPKFSSQTKMKLVSSEARPAVEDVVAAKLAEFLLERPADAKIICGKIVEAARAREAARKARDMTRRKGVLDGVGLPGKLADCQEKDPALSELYLVEGDSAGGSAKQGRDRKFQAILPLRGKVLNVEKARFDKVLSSEQIVTLLTALGCGIGADDFNIDKLRYHRIIIMTDADVDGAHIRTLLLTFFYRQLPMLVERGYIYIAQPPLYKIKHGKSELYIKDEAALNQHLLALAIEGASLLPRSGAAEITGDALNELAKSYITSQAIINRLADFVDSEVLHTVLARGVVLELGGEQKASASAAALKAHLPHLAIKAEYDDKIESWSIGIERMRHGNLRVSNIDEGFLISGDWQQISQTTKMIAGLINQGAVIRRGEKSSAIASFADAITWLLAEVDRGLSKQRYKGLGEMNPEQLWETTMDPAVRRLLKVQVDDAIAADEIFTTLMGDDVEPRRAFIEGNALYARNIDV; encoded by the coding sequence ATGACTGAGCAGAATCTCGAGCAGCAACCCGCAACATTGTCGCAGGGCAATGGCGGCTACGACGAATCATCGATTCAGCAACTCGAAGGGCTGGAGGCCGTGCGCAAGCGCCCCGGCATGTACATCGGCGACACGTCGGACGGCACCGGCCTGCACCACATGGTGTTCGAGACCGTCGACAACGCCATCGATGAAGCGCTGGCCGGTTATTGCGACGACATCACGGTCACCATTCACGCCGACAATTCCATCTCCGTCGCCGACAACGGCCGCGGCATTCCGGTCGGCGTCAAGATGGACGACAAGCACGAGCCCAAACGCTCGGCGGCCGAAATCGTCATGTGCGTGCTGCATGCCGGCGGCAAGTTCAACCAGAACTCCTACAAGGTCTCGGGCGGCCTGCACGGCGTCGGCGTCTCCTGCGTCAATGCGTTGTCGAAATGGCTGCGCCTAGTCATTCGCCGCGACGGCAAGAAACACTTCCTCGAATTCAATCGCGGCCACGTCACCGACCGTATCATCGAGAAAGTCGGCGGCGTCGAAGTCAGCCCGATGAAGCTGCTCGGCGATACGCAAAACCATGGTACCGAAGTGCATTTCTTGGCCGACGAAGAAATTTTCGGCGCCGTCGAATTCCACTACGACATCATCGCCAAGCGCCTGCGCGAGCTCTCCTTCCTCAATAATGGCGTCAAGATCAAGCTGGTCGATCAGCGCAACAACAAGGAAGAAGACTTCGCCTTCTCCGGCGGCGTCAAGGGCTTTGTCGACTACATCAATCGCAGCAAGACCGTGCTGCACCCCAACGTATTCTTCTCCTCGGGCGAATCAAAAGTCGGCGACAGTGGCGTCACCATTACCGCCGAAGTGGCGATGCAGTGGAACGACAGCTACCAGGAACAGGTGCTCTGCTTCACCAACAACATTCCGCAGTCTGACGGCGGCACCCACCTCACCGGCCTGCGCGCCGCGATGACGCGGGTGATCAACAAGTACATCGACGAACACGAAATCGCCAAGAAGGCCAAGGTCGAAATCAGCGGCGACGACATGCGCGAAGGCCTCGTCTGCGTGCTTTCGGTGAAAATGCCCGACCCAAAATTTTCCTCGCAGACCAAGATGAAGCTGGTCTCTTCCGAGGCGCGTCCCGCCGTCGAAGATGTGGTTGCCGCCAAGCTTGCCGAGTTCCTGCTGGAACGCCCGGCCGATGCCAAGATCATTTGCGGCAAGATCGTCGAAGCCGCCCGTGCGCGTGAAGCGGCGCGCAAGGCGCGCGACATGACGCGGCGCAAGGGCGTGCTCGACGGCGTCGGTCTGCCCGGCAAACTCGCCGACTGCCAGGAAAAGGATCCGGCACTTTCCGAACTGTATCTGGTCGAGGGCGATTCCGCCGGCGGTTCCGCCAAGCAGGGCCGCGACCGCAAGTTCCAGGCGATCCTGCCGTTGCGCGGCAAGGTGCTCAACGTCGAGAAGGCGCGCTTCGACAAGGTGCTCTCCTCGGAGCAGATCGTCACCCTGCTCACCGCGCTCGGCTGCGGCATCGGCGCCGACGACTTCAACATCGACAAGCTGCGCTACCACCGCATCATCATCATGACCGATGCCGACGTGGATGGCGCCCACATCCGCACCCTGCTGCTTACCTTCTTCTACCGCCAGCTGCCGATGCTGGTCGAGCGCGGCTACATCTACATCGCGCAGCCGCCACTGTACAAGATCAAGCACGGCAAGAGCGAGCTCTACATCAAGGACGAGGCCGCCCTCAACCAGCATCTGCTCGCGCTTGCCATCGAAGGCGCATCGCTGTTGCCGAGAAGCGGCGCCGCTGAAATCACCGGTGATGCATTGAACGAGCTGGCGAAGAGCTACATCACCTCGCAAGCCATCATCAATCGCCTCGCCGACTTCGTCGATAGCGAAGTGCTGCACACCGTGCTCGCGCGCGGGGTGGTGCTCGAACTCGGCGGCGAACAAAAGGCCAGCGCCAGCGCCGCCGCGCTCAAGGCGCACCTGCCGCATCTCGCCATCAAGGCCGAATATGACGACAAGATCGAGAGCTGGTCGATCGGCATCGAACGCATGCGCCACGGCAACCTGCGCGTCTCGAACATTGACGAAGGCTTCCTGATCTCCGGCGACTGGCAGCAGATCAGCCAGACCACGAAGATGATCGCTGGCCTCATCAATCAGGGCGCCGTCATCCGCCGCGGCGAAAAATCATCCGCGATTGCCAGCTTTGCCGATGCCATCACCTGGCTGCTCGCCGAAGTCGATCGCGGTCTCAGCAAACAGCGCTACAAAGGTCTCGGCGAAATGAACCCCGAACAGTTGTGGGAAACCACCATGGACCCCGCCGTGCGCCGCCTGCTCAAGGTGCAAGTCGACGACGCCATCGCCGCCGACGAAATCTTCACCACATTGATGGGCGACGACGTCGAACCGCGCCGCGCCTTCATCGAGGGCAATGCGCTGTATGCGCGCAACATCGACGTATAA
- a CDS encoding SDR family NAD(P)-dependent oxidoreductase — translation MKDKVAIVTGSGRGLGAATVRRLAQEGAKVVVTDILREHAEATAAKLRAEGLLEHCVIGDITKAGDVQRLVDETVATFGGVHILVNNAGFPRDNYLVKMSEEDWDMVIHVILKGAFLMTKAVMPHMIKQGWGRVINISSRGHLGSPTQANYSAAKAGLIGMAKALAKEEGRFGVTVNCIAPGVIETEMVQTLPTYETIKEQAVKMQSIKRVGQPDDIADAVAFLASERAGFISGEVLHVTGGRYG, via the coding sequence TTGAAGGACAAGGTTGCGATCGTTACGGGTTCGGGCCGCGGCCTTGGGGCTGCCACTGTGAGGCGGCTGGCCCAGGAAGGAGCGAAGGTGGTCGTCACCGACATCTTGCGCGAACATGCCGAAGCAACCGCAGCGAAGCTGCGTGCCGAGGGCCTCTTGGAGCACTGCGTGATTGGGGATATTACCAAGGCCGGCGACGTACAGCGGCTGGTCGACGAAACCGTTGCCACCTTCGGTGGTGTGCATATCCTGGTCAATAACGCCGGTTTCCCGCGTGACAATTACCTCGTGAAGATGAGCGAGGAAGACTGGGATATGGTGATCCATGTGATACTCAAGGGTGCATTCCTGATGACTAAAGCAGTGATGCCGCACATGATCAAGCAGGGCTGGGGGCGCGTGATCAACATCAGTTCGCGCGGGCATCTTGGCAGCCCGACGCAGGCCAATTACTCGGCCGCCAAAGCTGGCCTGATTGGTATGGCGAAGGCGCTGGCGAAGGAGGAAGGCCGTTTCGGCGTTACGGTTAACTGCATCGCGCCCGGGGTTATAGAAACGGAGATGGTGCAGACGCTGCCCACCTACGAGACCATCAAGGAACAAGCCGTGAAGATGCAGTCAATCAAACGTGTGGGGCAGCCCGATGACATCGCTGATGCTGTGGCTTTTTTGGCCAGCGAACGCGCCGGCTTCATTAGCGGCGAGGTACTGCACGTCACGGGCGGGCGCTATGGTTGA
- a CDS encoding DUF6691 family protein: MTKTSTTLSQIATSFATLLSGVIFGFGLSWATMIRPESVINFLTWRDLGLLLVLGSATGLNLIVFQLVPRLRARSLLGAEFEKRPFTLDRQSLLGGALFGVGWGICGVCPGPALTGIGAGNFDLLIALAGIFAGAWLHGLWANRQSGKTNDAQQLV, translated from the coding sequence ATGACAAAGACATCCACAACACTCAGTCAAATCGCCACCTCATTTGCCACCCTGTTGAGCGGCGTGATCTTCGGCTTCGGTCTCTCGTGGGCCACCATGATCCGGCCTGAATCGGTGATCAACTTCCTTACCTGGCGCGACCTCGGCCTGCTGCTGGTGCTGGGCAGCGCCACCGGCCTCAACCTGATCGTGTTCCAGCTCGTGCCGCGCCTGCGCGCACGCTCCCTGCTCGGCGCAGAATTCGAAAAGCGGCCCTTCACGCTCGATCGGCAAAGCCTGCTCGGCGGCGCGCTGTTCGGCGTGGGCTGGGGCATCTGCGGCGTCTGCCCGGGGCCGGCGCTGACCGGTATCGGCGCGGGCAACTTCGATCTGCTCATCGCCCTGGCCGGCATTTTCGCCGGGGCCTGGTTGCACGGGCTGTGGGCCAACCGGCAGTCAGGCAAGACCAACGACGCACAGCAGCTCGTCTGA
- a CDS encoding YeeE/YedE family protein, which translates to MQLFAGDFTPRTVAGRCGGEMALPSIRQQCDNPHSQHSTRPDMIAQFFPYGVQQYLIGGLLIGAGIALLFVTTGRQGGASTFFSAAWSYVSNTPFFQQPLLRNTRQWRSIYALGLLLGGVLYAVLGLPILPSAMPAWKLALGGVCIGFGARLGGGCTSGHGICGMASLSAGSLAIVCTFLGTGIITAMVIARLGG; encoded by the coding sequence GTGCAATTATTTGCCGGAGATTTTACCCCGCGTACCGTAGCCGGCAGGTGCGGCGGCGAGATGGCATTGCCATCGATCCGGCAGCAATGCGACAATCCTCACTCACAACACTCCACCCGGCCAGACATGATCGCGCAATTCTTTCCCTATGGCGTGCAGCAGTACCTGATCGGCGGCCTCTTGATCGGCGCCGGCATCGCGCTGCTGTTCGTCACCACCGGACGCCAGGGCGGCGCCAGCACTTTTTTCAGCGCGGCCTGGTCGTATGTGTCGAACACGCCCTTCTTCCAGCAGCCGCTGCTGCGCAACACGCGACAATGGCGTTCGATCTATGCGCTGGGTCTGCTGCTGGGCGGCGTGCTGTATGCCGTGCTTGGCCTGCCCATCCTGCCCAGCGCCATGCCAGCCTGGAAGCTCGCGCTGGGCGGCGTGTGCATCGGCTTCGGCGCACGCCTCGGCGGCGGCTGCACCTCCGGCCACGGCATCTGTGGCATGGCCTCGCTCTCGGCCGGCTCGCTGGCCATCGTGTGCACCTTCCTTGGCACCGGCATCATCACCGCGATGGTCATCGCAAGGCTCGGCGGCTGA
- the fusA gene encoding elongation factor G, whose translation MDRYATEAIRSIALVGHGGAGKTTLAEALLHAVGAIAARGAVEKGNTVCDFDAQEKSAGHSLNSALVNFAWEDVHLHLIDTPGYPDFSGPALAALAGVDTALVVVNAQTGIELATERMMRAAAARNLARMIVINKIDADNLDLPGLVAELRERFGRQCMLLDLPAHDRHDVVEVLEHDSGDADFDSVQQAHRALIDQLVEEDEDLLARYLEEGADPNAGELHAPFEKALREGHLVPILFVSAKTGAGLPQLLHALAALAPNPAEGNPPPFYRGEPGTAGEPFSAVPQPDRHVLAHVFKMVADPYMGNVAIFRVHQGTLRRDSQLFAGDGRKPFRIGHLYQLQGKDYVEVDELLPGDLGAIAKVEDIVFDCVLHDSHDEDHIHLKPLEFPQPMQGLAVETRRKGDEQRLFDTLNKLVLEDPCFEIERHPTTHETVIRGLGEMHLRYKLERLASQYKLELDTRPPQIPYRETVTAPAEGHHRHKKQSGGAGQFGEVYLRLEPLARGAGFEFVDQVKGGVIPGVFIPSVEKGVRQALADGVIAGFPVTDLRVIVYDGKSHPVDGKDVAFFSAGRKAALAAIRAAHPIVLEPIVAIEVATPESAMGDIAGDLSSRRGHVTGTQPRGYGNVALSGEVPLAEIADYASRLKSLTGGKGSYSIDLARYAAVPPQTQKKLSDSFRPQEVEE comes from the coding sequence ATGGACCGCTATGCCACTGAAGCGATTCGCAGCATTGCCCTCGTCGGCCACGGCGGAGCCGGCAAGACCACGCTCGCGGAAGCGCTGCTCCATGCCGTCGGCGCCATTGCGGCGCGCGGCGCGGTGGAAAAGGGCAACACGGTCTGCGATTTCGATGCGCAGGAAAAAAGCGCCGGGCATTCGCTGAATTCGGCCCTGGTGAATTTCGCCTGGGAAGATGTGCATCTGCACCTGATCGACACGCCGGGCTATCCCGATTTTTCCGGCCCCGCCCTGGCCGCCCTGGCCGGGGTGGATACGGCGCTGGTGGTGGTGAATGCGCAGACCGGCATCGAGCTCGCCACCGAGCGCATGATGCGCGCCGCCGCGGCGCGCAATCTGGCGCGCATGATCGTGATCAACAAGATCGATGCCGATAATCTCGACCTGCCCGGCCTCGTCGCCGAATTGCGCGAGCGCTTCGGCAGGCAGTGCATGCTGCTCGACCTGCCCGCGCATGATCGCCACGACGTGGTGGAAGTACTGGAGCACGACAGCGGCGATGCGGATTTCGATTCGGTGCAGCAGGCGCACCGCGCCCTCATCGATCAACTGGTGGAAGAAGATGAAGACCTGCTGGCGCGCTATCTGGAAGAGGGCGCCGACCCCAATGCCGGCGAACTGCATGCCCCTTTTGAAAAGGCCCTGCGCGAAGGCCATCTGGTGCCAATCCTGTTCGTCTCGGCCAAGACCGGCGCCGGCCTGCCGCAATTGCTGCACGCCCTGGCCGCGCTGGCGCCCAATCCGGCGGAAGGCAATCCGCCGCCCTTTTACCGCGGCGAACCCGGTACTGCGGGCGAACCCTTCAGCGCCGTGCCGCAACCCGATCGTCATGTGCTGGCGCATGTCTTCAAGATGGTGGCCGATCCCTACATGGGCAACGTCGCCATCTTCCGCGTGCATCAGGGCACGCTGCGGCGCGACAGCCAGCTCTTCGCCGGCGATGGCAGGAAGCCCTTCCGCATTGGCCACCTCTACCAGTTGCAGGGCAAGGACTATGTTGAAGTGGATGAGCTGCTGCCGGGCGACCTCGGCGCCATCGCCAAGGTGGAGGACATCGTGTTCGACTGCGTGCTGCACGATTCGCACGACGAGGACCACATCCACTTGAAGCCGCTGGAATTTCCGCAGCCGATGCAGGGCCTCGCGGTGGAAACCCGGCGCAAGGGCGACGAGCAGCGCCTGTTCGACACCCTGAACAAGCTGGTGCTGGAAGATCCCTGCTTCGAGATCGAGCGCCACCCCACCACGCACGAGACCGTGATTCGCGGCCTCGGCGAAATGCATTTGCGCTACAAGCTGGAACGTTTGGCAAGCCAATACAAGCTGGAGCTGGATACGCGGCCGCCGCAGATTCCCTACCGCGAAACGGTGACGGCGCCGGCCGAAGGCCACCACCGCCACAAAAAACAATCGGGCGGTGCCGGCCAGTTCGGCGAGGTGTACCTGCGCCTCGAACCGCTGGCGCGCGGCGCCGGTTTCGAATTCGTCGATCAGGTGAAGGGCGGCGTCATCCCCGGCGTCTTCATCCCCTCGGTGGAAAAGGGCGTGCGTCAGGCACTGGCCGACGGCGTCATCGCCGGGTTCCCGGTGACCGATCTGCGCGTCATTGTGTATGACGGCAAGAGCCATCCGGTGGACGGCAAGGACGTGGCCTTCTTCTCCGCCGGACGCAAGGCGGCGCTCGCCGCGATCCGCGCCGCCCATCCCATTGTCCTGGAGCCGATCGTCGCCATCGAGGTGGCAACGCCGGAATCCGCAATGGGCGACATTGCCGGCGACCTGTCGAGCCGGCGCGGCCATGTCACCGGCACGCAACCACGCGGCTACGGCAATGTGGCGCTGAGCGGCGAAGTGCCGCTGGCCGAAATCGCCGACTACGCCTCGCGGCTCAAGTCGCTCACCGGCGGCAAGGGCAGCTACAGCATCGACCTGGCGCGCTATGCTGCCGTGCCGCCGCAGACGCAGAAGAAACTCAGCGACAGCTTCCGGCCGCAGGAAGTCGAAGAGTAG
- a CDS encoding arylamine N-acetyltransferase family protein — translation MKADNFALQSYLSRIGYHGGAKADIATVTEMMRCQLFTVPFENLDVQAGKVISLVPEEIVEKILNRNRGGYCYEVNGLFAMALQSLGIPYQFVAARPMFYPVKRPKTHMAIVLRVNGEEWLCDLGFGSYGIRAPMRLSLVDVEVKQDADTFVLNKINDHEYLLKALVDGEWANQYAFDLSPQDWIDFVPANYLNSTHPDAIFVQKLLIVLHDSAGRKILFGDMLKTVKNGRVEKQTIAPEDIVSILSDKFGLTLNAENCSTPHKF, via the coding sequence ATGAAAGCTGACAATTTTGCACTTCAAAGCTATCTCAGCAGAATTGGTTACCACGGCGGTGCCAAAGCGGATATTGCCACCGTAACTGAAATGATGAGATGCCAGTTATTCACAGTACCATTTGAAAACCTTGATGTTCAGGCCGGAAAAGTCATTTCATTGGTCCCAGAGGAAATTGTCGAAAAGATACTCAATCGAAATCGTGGCGGATACTGCTACGAGGTCAATGGCCTCTTTGCCATGGCACTTCAGTCGCTTGGCATTCCTTACCAGTTTGTGGCGGCTCGGCCTATGTTCTACCCGGTCAAAAGACCGAAAACGCATATGGCAATTGTGTTGAGAGTAAATGGCGAGGAATGGCTGTGTGATTTGGGCTTTGGCAGTTATGGCATCAGAGCGCCCATGCGGCTGAGCCTGGTTGATGTTGAAGTAAAACAAGACGCAGATACGTTCGTGCTGAACAAGATCAACGACCACGAGTATTTGTTGAAAGCGCTTGTTGATGGGGAATGGGCGAATCAGTATGCGTTTGATCTATCTCCGCAAGACTGGATTGATTTTGTGCCAGCCAATTACCTCAACTCCACGCACCCGGATGCAATTTTTGTGCAAAAACTATTGATTGTGCTGCATGACTCTGCAGGAAGAAAAATTCTCTTCGGCGATATGCTAAAAACCGTAAAAAATGGGAGAGTGGAAAAACAAACCATCGCCCCGGAAGATATCGTGTCCATCCTGTCCGATAAGTTCGGACTTACGCTAAATGCCGAAAATTGCTCAACTCCCCACAAATTCTAA
- a CDS encoding cupin domain-containing protein — MSNEQVAPETKGITVKLLATVDLGPEIEGMAGRKLRMRMVTIEPGGVFGPIHDHKDRPGTVYILQGTITDHRNGVATDYGPGVGWPEDRNTTHWLENRGTIPAVEISVDIVRQE, encoded by the coding sequence ATGAGCAACGAACAGGTGGCACCTGAGACGAAAGGTATTACGGTGAAGTTACTTGCAACGGTTGACCTTGGTCCTGAGATCGAGGGCATGGCAGGGCGCAAACTTCGAATGCGTATGGTGACCATCGAGCCTGGGGGCGTCTTCGGCCCGATTCACGACCATAAAGACAGACCAGGCACGGTCTACATACTGCAAGGAACGATCACTGACCATCGGAATGGAGTCGCTACGGACTATGGGCCGGGAGTGGGTTGGCCCGAGGATAGGAACACCACACACTGGCTTGAGAACAGAGGAACGATTCCGGCGGTGGAGATCTCGGTCGATATAGTCAGGCAAGAGTAA
- a CDS encoding DUF484 family protein translates to MNADEVASFLHAHPDFFIDHAELLAEMNFSNTHGASAVSLVERQVGLLRDKAKLLEGKLGELIGFGEENDIIAEKVHRLAVDLQGANDMSRAVGALYTHLTGAFTVPCVAVRLWGIAAGDAETAEEFQPVSDAIKLVVNSLQHPYCGPVEGQEAALWFGERSTPIRSLTQIPLREQGFGGACFGLLVLASEDPYRFYSDMGTLYLSRIGDLAAAALLRVVG, encoded by the coding sequence ATGAACGCCGACGAAGTTGCCAGCTTTTTGCATGCCCATCCCGATTTCTTCATCGACCATGCCGAACTGCTGGCCGAGATGAATTTTTCCAACACGCATGGCGCCAGCGCGGTATCGCTGGTCGAACGCCAGGTCGGCCTGCTGCGCGACAAGGCGAAGCTGCTCGAAGGCAAGCTCGGCGAGTTGATCGGTTTCGGCGAGGAAAACGACATCATCGCCGAGAAGGTGCACCGCCTTGCGGTTGACCTGCAAGGCGCCAACGACATGTCGCGTGCGGTCGGCGCCCTGTATACCCACTTGACGGGCGCCTTTACCGTGCCTTGCGTCGCGGTGCGCCTGTGGGGCATCGCCGCGGGCGATGCGGAAACGGCGGAAGAGTTTCAGCCCGTATCCGACGCCATCAAGCTGGTCGTAAACAGTCTGCAACATCCCTACTGCGGCCCGGTGGAGGGCCAGGAGGCCGCGTTGTGGTTCGGCGAACGCAGCACACCGATCCGTTCCCTGACGCAAATTCCGCTGCGCGAGCAGGGCTTCGGCGGCGCCTGTTTCGGCTTGCTCGTACTTGCCAGCGAAGACCCCTATCGCTTCTACTCCGACATGGGCACGCTGTACCTGTCGCGCATCGGCGATCTTGCTGCCGCCGCTCTGCTGCGCGTGGTCGGCTGA
- the dapF gene encoding diaminopimelate epimerase: MKIRFTKMHGLGNDFVVLDAISQRFVPNPAQARYLADRHFGVGCDQILVVEKATLPGIDFRYRIFNADGGEVEQCGNGARCFVRYVVDHGLTNKREIKVETRSGIIAPRLEDNGEVTVDMGVPRFAPNEIPFISDSDAAVQPLRLGAHDIDISVVSMGNPHAVQVVSDVNTAPVAVEGAMIESHEYFPQRVNAGFMQVVDRHAIRLRVYERGAGETLACGTGACAAVVAGIRRGLLDSPVRVSMRGGALSIAWNGPGQPVLMTGPATNVFEGEIELPEEL; the protein is encoded by the coding sequence ATGAAGATCCGCTTCACCAAAATGCACGGCCTGGGCAACGACTTCGTCGTGCTCGACGCCATCAGCCAGCGCTTCGTGCCGAACCCGGCACAGGCGCGCTATCTTGCCGACCGCCATTTCGGCGTCGGCTGCGATCAGATCCTCGTCGTCGAGAAAGCGACTTTGCCCGGCATCGATTTCCGCTACCGGATTTTCAATGCCGACGGCGGCGAGGTCGAACAGTGCGGCAACGGCGCGCGCTGTTTCGTGCGCTACGTGGTCGATCATGGGCTGACGAACAAGCGTGAAATAAAGGTGGAAACGCGCTCCGGCATCATTGCGCCACGCCTCGAAGACAATGGCGAGGTCACGGTCGACATGGGCGTACCGCGCTTTGCGCCGAACGAGATCCCTTTCATCAGCGACTCGGATGCCGCGGTGCAGCCGCTACGGCTGGGCGCGCATGATATCGACATCAGCGTGGTGTCGATGGGCAACCCGCATGCGGTGCAGGTGGTGAGTGATGTCAATACCGCGCCGGTCGCGGTCGAGGGGGCGATGATCGAGTCGCACGAGTACTTTCCGCAACGCGTGAATGCCGGCTTCATGCAGGTGGTCGACCGCCATGCCATTCGTCTGCGCGTGTATGAGCGCGGCGCCGGCGAAACCCTAGCCTGCGGCACGGGCGCCTGCGCCGCCGTGGTAGCAGGCATCCGGCGCGGCCTGCTCGACTCGCCGGTGCGCGTCAGCATGCGCGGCGGCGCATTGTCCATCGCCTGGAACGGGCCGGGCCAGCCGGTATTGATGACTGGCCCCGCCACTAACGTATTTGAAGGTGAAATCGAACTCCCGGAGGAACTATGA
- a CDS encoding CoA-binding protein, whose amino-acid sequence MSRAIVRGVSGYHDPMFTNPPLTEIRSLLQKVKTIAIVGYSPRPERPSHRVAAALQARGYRIIPVRPAISEGLGETAYARVADLPEVPDLVDVFRQPAAVDAIVDDCIALGVKNLWLQDGVINEAAALRAQAVGMTVVMDRCTLRDQGLLA is encoded by the coding sequence GTGTCTCGCGCCATTGTCCGGGGCGTCAGCGGTTACCATGATCCGATGTTTACCAATCCTCCTCTCACCGAAATCCGCAGCCTGTTGCAAAAGGTGAAGACCATCGCCATCGTCGGCTATTCGCCCAGGCCGGAGCGGCCGAGCCATCGTGTCGCGGCGGCCCTGCAGGCGCGCGGTTATCGCATCATTCCGGTACGGCCGGCAATCAGCGAAGGCCTCGGCGAAACAGCCTATGCCCGCGTCGCCGATTTGCCCGAGGTGCCCGATCTCGTCGACGTATTCCGCCAGCCCGCGGCGGTCGATGCCATCGTCGACGATTGCATCGCGCTAGGCGTGAAGAACCTCTGGCTGCAGGACGGTGTGATCAATGAAGCGGCCGCGCTGCGCGCACAAGCGGTGGGCATGACGGTGGTCATGGATCGCTGCACGCTGCGTGACCAGGGATTGCTGGCATGA
- a CDS encoding lysophospholipid acyltransferase family protein, translated as MTALLSYLALALMWLLHWLPLRVTRACGTALGLALYFAIPQRRRIVMTNLRLCFPQRNESWRRSIARRHFIAFACSTLDRAYFWWSSRQRLERLIRLNGREHLKDASGKPTIMLVPHFIGLDAAGVVVSMATPAISVYSRLKNPYFDAQFHAGRMRFNQPLLLSRQDGMRRVLKALREGFPFFYLPDLDFGAKDAVFVPFFGVPTATITGVSRLARLSRARVVPCIARMTQDGYDITLLPPWENYPGESLEADTSRMSAFIEAEVMKMPEQYLWSHKRFKTRPPGEKGVY; from the coding sequence ATGACCGCCTTGTTGAGCTACCTGGCGCTGGCATTGATGTGGCTGCTGCACTGGCTACCGCTGCGCGTGACGCGGGCTTGCGGCACCGCGCTCGGCCTCGCGCTCTATTTCGCCATTCCACAGCGGCGGCGGATTGTGATGACCAATCTGCGCCTGTGCTTTCCGCAGCGGAACGAGTCCTGGCGCCGTTCCATCGCGCGCCGCCATTTCATTGCCTTCGCCTGTTCGACGCTTGATCGCGCTTATTTCTGGTGGTCGTCCCGGCAACGCCTTGAACGCCTGATCCGGCTGAATGGCCGGGAACATCTCAAGGACGCATCAGGCAAACCGACCATTATGCTGGTGCCGCACTTCATCGGTCTCGATGCCGCCGGCGTAGTAGTGTCGATGGCAACGCCGGCGATCAGCGTCTATTCACGCCTGAAAAATCCCTACTTCGACGCGCAGTTTCACGCCGGACGGATGCGCTTCAACCAGCCCCTGCTGCTCTCGCGCCAGGACGGCATGCGCCGCGTGCTCAAGGCGCTCAGGGAGGGTTTCCCGTTTTTCTATCTGCCGGACCTGGATTTCGGCGCCAAGGATGCCGTTTTCGTGCCTTTCTTCGGCGTACCCACGGCCACGATTACCGGCGTATCGCGGCTGGCACGGTTGTCCCGCGCCAGGGTCGTGCCCTGCATCGCGCGCATGACGCAAGATGGCTATGACATCACGCTGCTGCCGCCCTGGGAAAACTATCCGGGCGAAAGCCTGGAAGCCGATACAAGCCGCATGAGCGCTTTCATCGAAGCCGAGGTAATGAAAATGCCCGAGCAGTATTTGTGGTCGCACAAGCGTTTCAAGACGCGGCCGCCCGGAGAAAAAGGGGTTTATTGA